A portion of the Paenibacillus sp. PvR098 genome contains these proteins:
- the glnA gene encoding type I glutamate--ammonia ligase, giving the protein MSVQNVLNTIKEKGIEWVDFRFVDLSGRAHHISLPTTEVDETTFENGVAFDGSSIPGFRGIEESDMVMMPDTETSYVDPFTAHPTLVVMCNIYTPDGERYERDPRSIAQKAEEYLQKAGVGTAAFFAPESEFFIFDEVRYESGQNSSSYFVDSEEAHWNSNRKEEGGNMGFKVKHKGGYVPVAPTDTQQDLRSEMCRLLQEAGLRIERHHHEVATAGQGEINFRFDTLTKTADNLMKYKYIVQNTARQYGKVATFMPKPLFGDNGSGMHVHQSIFNGDTPLFYEKGGYANLSEMALHYIGGILYHAPALIALTNPSTNSFKRLVPGYEAPVNLVFSKGNRSAAVRIPVAAVTPKGCRIEFRTPDSTANPYLAFAAMLLAGLDGIAKKIDPRELGYGPLDKNIYDLSDADKAEIRSVPGSLDEALDALEADYEFLTEGGVFTKDFIDNYIGLKREETKAVSIRIHPHEYSLYFDL; this is encoded by the coding sequence ATGTCAGTTCAAAACGTATTAAACACAATTAAAGAAAAAGGTATTGAGTGGGTCGATTTTCGTTTTGTCGATTTGAGTGGCAGAGCGCATCATATTTCATTGCCGACTACCGAGGTGGATGAAACGACTTTTGAGAACGGCGTTGCTTTTGACGGTTCTTCCATCCCAGGCTTCAGAGGAATTGAAGAGTCTGACATGGTGATGATGCCGGATACGGAAACTTCATACGTTGATCCGTTCACAGCACACCCGACGTTGGTTGTTATGTGTAACATCTATACACCGGATGGCGAACGTTATGAGCGTGACCCTCGCAGCATCGCTCAGAAAGCGGAAGAATATCTGCAAAAAGCCGGCGTAGGTACTGCAGCGTTCTTTGCTCCTGAGTCCGAATTCTTCATTTTTGACGAAGTTCGTTACGAGAGCGGCCAAAATTCTTCTTCCTACTTTGTAGATTCCGAGGAAGCGCACTGGAACTCCAACCGTAAAGAAGAAGGCGGCAATATGGGCTTTAAAGTGAAGCACAAGGGCGGTTATGTTCCTGTAGCTCCAACAGATACACAACAGGATCTCCGCAGCGAAATGTGCCGTTTGCTTCAAGAAGCAGGTCTGCGCATTGAGCGTCATCACCACGAAGTGGCTACGGCAGGTCAAGGCGAGATCAACTTCCGCTTTGACACATTGACGAAAACAGCCGACAACCTTATGAAATATAAATACATCGTTCAAAATACAGCAAGACAATACGGTAAAGTGGCAACCTTCATGCCGAAGCCTCTGTTTGGCGACAACGGCAGCGGTATGCACGTTCACCAATCCATCTTTAACGGCGACACTCCTTTGTTTTATGAAAAAGGCGGCTACGCTAATCTGAGCGAAATGGCTCTACATTACATTGGCGGTATCTTGTACCATGCTCCGGCTCTGATTGCTCTTACGAACCCGAGCACCAACTCCTTCAAGCGTCTGGTTCCTGGCTACGAAGCTCCAGTAAACCTGGTGTTCTCCAAAGGTAACCGTTCTGCAGCTGTTCGTATCCCTGTAGCTGCCGTAACGCCAAAAGGCTGCCGTATCGAATTCCGTACACCGGATTCCACGGCTAATCCATACTTGGCCTTCGCTGCTATGCTGCTTGCAGGTCTTGACGGTATTGCGAAGAAGATTGACCCTCGTGAGCTTGGCTATGGCCCGCTCGACAAGAACATCTACGATCTGTCCGATGCAGACAAAGCGGAAATTCGCAGTGTACCTGGTTCGCTTGACGAAGCGTTGGACGCTTTGGAAGCAGACTATGAGTTCCTGACTGAGGGCGGCGTGTTCACGAAAGACTTTATCGACAACTATATCGGTCTGAAGCGCGAAGAAACAAAAGCAGTATCCATTCGCATTCATCCGCACGAGTACTCCCTGTACTTCGATCTGTAA